The Solanum lycopersicum chromosome 6, SLM_r2.1 genome has a window encoding:
- the LOC101255897 gene encoding zinc finger protein BRUTUS-like At1g74770 isoform X1, whose product MGGKEDDDDTLALPLPSCSDSVVVVDDEFVKQLVDSPILFFVLSHKAVEIELHQIRCVAVEALDSGGEVVDELCKRLHFLKIVYKYHCVAEDEVLFQALDAQVKNVVFTYSLEHNSIDVLFSSIFDCLDRLQEEKDEISVLFNELTCSIGTIQTTISQHMLKEEEQIFPLMMEKFSSEEQARLIWQYLCSVPLMILEDFMRWLTASLSSHERAYFLKFIHIVLPEEKLIQEVFISWIDENKEASSRSCIEDGKGAKFHYGKANMKYIFEMDVLMVQCKEMQHQKASEEHNPIDGFHIWHAAITQDLRVIMDELYQIRNTLCVSTLLSVITQLKFFADVFTFYSNALDQIYYPLVNQLNKDSPSPFYEQFIERSQIEELQKLLYYKLHEEIQIKVFVDMLCQEVELFVGRMNKKLQFLETEVFVFIRKTCSYELQLWLLYISLHMLPLGLLKCMIIWFSAHLSENESKMMLNNIKLGSSVVSKSFSTLLYEWVRMGYSGKISVEKFRKDLEEMFSSGTYLFEKWCKNSGSSSSHSEIHSPDRPYHPSTLDNIGKHDTPYSNGINLRIFFSDSLNGLFCHPETAVDGMRLSRLDVKPIDFFHFFHKALKKDLQYALSLSVKLAEDVGLLAEFERHFHHVRFLYQLHSKSEDEIAFPALESKGQLRNVSHSYGIDHKLEVEQFDRISIVLNEITSLQGCVDMIDSNKLKYKKLCLNLHDTCISMHKTLTDHIYREEVELWPLFKEHFSVEEQEKIIGDMLGRTKAEILREMIPWLMASLTPEEEHGIMSIWRKVTKNTKFFEWLGEWWEGIKRDESVNAEKGSKLSLALAVDPLEVVSTYLPRDDFWSSSVCHEKGENFLSTESADCDLDQSGSFAADKSQKAKGNKNVDRSTDITQHSTEVDKKICNDTIDIADKKEITCQDIKLYEQSRQKNHKEHHLILTQDKLVDAIRRVSRDFSLDSEKKSHLMQSLLMSQWILTQEKFHSEVATAKDKEKITGQCPSFRDKTESVFGCKHYKRNCKLLAPCCNELFPCIRCHDEISDHFLDRKSITQMMCMKCLKIQPICPSCLTLTCNNFSMAKYYCRICIVFDDDRQIYHCPFCNLCRVGEGLGVGVFHCMTCNACMLSKSLSIHTCRENCLEDNCPICREDIFTSATPVKQLPCGHLMHSTCFQDYTFTHYTCPICSKTIGDMKVLFELLDAFLSEEKIPEEYAGQIQVILCNDCQKRGTASFHWHYHKCPYCGSYNTRLI is encoded by the exons ATGGGTGGGAAGGAAGATGATGACGACACTCTGGCCTTGCCATTGCCATCTTGTTCTGattctgttgttgttgttgatgatgaatTTGTGAAACAATTAGTTGATTCGCCGATTCTGTTTTTCGTTCTTTCTCATAAAGCTGTTGAAATTGAGCTTCATCAAATTCGTTGTGTTGCGGTTGAAGCGTTGGATAGTGGTGGTGAAGTAGTTGATGAACTTTGTAAGAGGTTACACTTTTTGAAGATTGTTTATAAGTATCATTGTGTTGCTGAAGATGAG GTCCTTTTTCAAGCACTAGATGCACAAGTGAAGAATGTGGTCTTCACATATTCACTTGAACACAATAGTATAGATGTTCTGTTCAGTTCCATCTTCGATTGCTTGGATCGCTTACAAGAGGAGAAAGATGAGATTTCCGTGTTGTTTAATGAACTAACATGTAGCATAGGTACCATCCAGACAACCATTTCTCAGCATATGCTAAAAGAAGAGGAGCAG ATTTTTCCGTTGATGATGGAGAAATTCTCTTCCGAAGAGCAGGCTAGGCTCATTTGGCAATACCTATGTAGTGTTCCTCTAATGATACTGGAGGATTTTATGCGATGGTTAACAGCTAGTCTTTCTTCACATGAAAGGGCATACTTTCTGAAGTTCATACATATAGTCTTACCTGAAGAGAAACTTATTCAAGAG gTGTTCATATCATGGATAGATGAAAACAAGGAAGCATCTTCTCGGTCCTGCATAGAAGATGGAAAAGGCGCTAAATTTCATTATGGAAAAGCCAATATGAAGTACATATTTGAAATGGATGTGCTGATGGTTCAGTGCAAGGAAATGCAGCACCAGAAGGCTTCAGAAGAACATAATCCAATTGATGGGTTTCATATCTGGCATGCTGCTATTACACAAGATCTACGAGTAATTATGGATGAACTATATCAAATACGAAACACGCTTTGTGTTTCAACCTTGTTGTCAGTGATCACACAATTGAAGTTTTTTGCAGATGTTTTCACATTCTACAG CAATGCACTGGATCAAATCTACTATCCCTTGGTAAATCAATTGAACAAGGATTCCCCTTCTCCTTTTTATGAACAATTTATTGAAAGAAGTCAAATTGAAGAACTGCAGAAATTGTTATACTATAAGCTGCATGAGGAGATACAAATAAAGGTTTTTGTAGATATGCTTTGCCAGGAAGTGGAACTATTTGTTGGGAGGATGAACAAAAAGCTGCAGTTTCTAGAAACCGAG GTGTTTGTGTTCATTAGAAAGACCTGCAGTTATGAATTGCAGCTCTGGTTATTGTACATTAGCCTGCATATGTTGCCACTTGGGTTACTAAAGTGCATGATTATTTGGTTCTCTGCTCATTTATCTGAGAATGAGTCCAAAATGATGTTGAACAATATAAAGTTGGGATCTTCTGTTGTTAGCAAGTCCTTTTCCACTCTCTTGTATGAGTGGGTTCGGATGGGTTATTCTGGAAAAATCTCGGTTGAGAAGTTTAGAAAGGATCTAGAAGAAATGTTCAGCAGCGGAACCTATTTGTTTGAAAAGTGGTGTAAGAACTCTGGTAGTTCTTCCTCGCACTCGGAAATTCATTCCCCTGATAGACCTTATCACCCTTCAACGCTTGACAACATTGGGAAGCATGATACACCTTATTCTAATGGGATCAATCTTCGAATATTTTTCTCAGATTCACTGAATGGCTTATTCTGCCATCCTGAAACTGCTGTTGATGGTATGAGGTTATCCAGGCTTGATGTAAAACCAATTGACTTTTTCCATTTCTTCCACAAAGCCCTGAAAAAAGATTTGCAGTATGCTCTTTCTCTGTCAGTTAAGTTGGCTGAAGATGTGGGACTCCTTGCTGAATTTGAAAGACATTTCCATCACGTACGATTTCTATATCAGCTGCATAGTAAGTCCGAGGATGAAATTGCCTTTCCTGCCTTGGAATCTAAGGGACAACTCCGAAATGTCAGCCATTCGTATGGCATTGACCATAAGTTGGAGGTTGAGCAGTTCGATAGAATTTCTATCGTCTTAAATGAGATCACCAGTTTGCAAGGATGTGTGGACATGATTGACAGTAATAAGCTGAAATACAAAAAGTTGTGCTTAAATCTACATGATACATGCATATCTATGCATAAAACACTCACTGACCACATCTACCGTGAAGAAGTTGAACTTTGGCCACTATTCAAAGAACATTTTTCTGTAGAGGAACAAGAAAAGATTATTGGAGACATGCTTGGACGAACCAAAGCGGAGATTCTACGAGAAATGATTCCCTGGTTGATGGCATCTCTAACACCAGAAGAAGAACATGGAATTATGTCAATCTGGCGTAAAGTCACAAAGAATACAAAGTTTTTTGAGTGGCTGGGAGAGTGGTGGGAAGGTATAAAAAGAGATGAGAGTGTAAACGCAGAAAAGGGATCAAAGCTTTCTCTTGCATTGGCTGTTGATCCTTTAGAAGTTGTGTCTACATATTTGCCAAGAGATGATTTCTGGAGTTCAAGTGTCTGCCACGAGAAAGGGGAGAACTTTTTATCGACTGAGTCTGCTGATTGTGATTTAGATCAATCTGGATCTTTTGCTGCAGATAAATCCCAGAAAGCCAAGGGCAACAAAAATGTTGATCGATCCACAGATATAACACAGCATTCTACTGAGGTTGACAAGAAAATATGCAATGACACAATAGACATTGctgataaaaaagaaataacttgtcaggatataaaattatatgagCAGTCAAGGCAAAAGAATCACAAGGAGCACCATCTAATCCTGACTCAAGACAAGCTGGTTGACGCAATAAGAAGAGTATCACGCGACTTCTCTTTGgattctgaaaagaaatcacatCTCATGCAGAGCTTGCTAATGAG TCAATGGATATTGACACAGGAGAAGTTTCATTCAGAAGTTGCTACTGCAAAGGATAAGGAGAAAATCACTGGTCAATGTCCATCATTTCGTGATAAAACAGAATCAGTTTTTGGTTGCAAGCATTACAAGAGGAACTGCAAGCTACTTGCTCCATGTTGTAATGAGCTTTTTCCATGTATACGGTGTCATGATGAAATTTCTGATCATTTTCTGGACAG AAAATCTATCACCCAGATGATGTGCATGAAATGCTTGAAGATACAACCTATCTGTCCCAGTTGCTTAACTCTTACTTGCAACAATTTCTCCATGGCTAAATATTATTGCAGAATATGCATAGTGTTTGATGACGACAG ACAGATATACCACTGCCCTTTCTGCAATTTGTGCCGAGTGGGGGAGGGATTAGGCGTTGGAGTCTTTCATTGTATGACCTGCAACGCTTGCATGTTATCAAAGTCTCTCTCTATTCATACATGTCGAGAGAACTGCTTGGAGGATAACTGTCCAATCTGTCGTGAGGACATTTTCACTTCAGCTACTCCAGTTAAACAACTTCCTTGTGGTCATTTGATGCACTCAACATGTTTTCAG GACTACACTTTTACGCATTACACATGCCCAATCTGTAGCAAGACAATTGGGGACATGAAG GTGCTCTTTGAGTTGTTAGATGCATTTCTGTCTGAGGAGAAAATTCCCGAGGAGTATGCTGGCCAGATTCAG GTTATATTATGCAATGATTGTCAAAAGAGAGGAACTGCTTCCTTCCACTGGCACTATCATAAGTGCCCATATTGTGGTTCATACAATACAAGGCTTATATGA
- the LOC101255897 gene encoding zinc finger protein BRUTUS-like At1g74770 isoform X2, with amino-acid sequence MGGKEDDDDTLALPLPSCSDSVVVVDDEFVKQLVDSPILFFVLSHKAVEIELHQIRCVAVEALDSGGEVVDELCKRLHFLKIVYKYHCVAEDEVLFQALDAQVKNVVFTYSLEHNSIDVLFSSIFDCLDRLQEEKDEISVLFNELTCSIGTIQTTISQHMLKEEEQIFPLMMEKFSSEEQARLIWQYLCSVPLMILEDFMRWLTASLSSHERAYFLKFIHIVLPEEKLIQEVFISWIDENKEASSRSCIEDGKGAKFHYGKANMKYIFEMDVLMVQCKEMQHQKASEEHNPIDGFHIWHAAITQDLRVIMDELYQIRNTLCVSTLLSVITQLKFFADVFTFYSNALDQIYYPLVNQLNKDSPSPFYEQFIERSQIEELQKLLYYKLHEEIQIKVFVDMLCQEVELFVGRMNKKLQFLETEVFVFIRKTCSYELQLWLLYISLHMLPLGLLKCMIIWFSAHLSENESKMMLNNIKLGSSVVSKSFSTLLYEWVRMGYSGKISVEKFRKDLEEMFSSGTYLFEKWCKNSGSSSSHSEIHSPDRPYHPSTLDNIGKHDTPYSNGINLRIFFSDSLNGLFCHPETAVDGMRLSRLDVKPIDFFHFFHKALKKDLQYALSLSVKLAEDVGLLAEFERHFHHVRFLYQLHSKSEDEIAFPALESKGQLRNVSHSYGIDHKLEVEQFDRISIVLNEITSLQGCVDMIDSNKLKYKKLCLNLHDTCISMHKTLTDHIYREEVELWPLFKEHFSVEEQEKIIGDMLGRTKAEILREMIPWLMASLTPEEEHGIMSIWRKVTKNTKFFEWLGEWWEGIKRDESVNAEKGSKLSLALAVDPLEVVSTYLPRDDFWSSSVCHEKGENFLSTESADCDLDQSGSFAADKSQKAKGNKNVDRSTDITQHSTEVDKKICNDTIDIADKKEITCQDIKLYEQSRQKNHKEHHLILTQDKLVDAIRRVSRDFSLDSEKKSHLMQSLLMSQWILTQEKFHSEVATAKDKEKITGQCPSFRDKTESVFGCKHYKRNCKLLAPCCNELFPCIRCHDEISDHFLDRCEWDALGLHAY; translated from the exons ATGGGTGGGAAGGAAGATGATGACGACACTCTGGCCTTGCCATTGCCATCTTGTTCTGattctgttgttgttgttgatgatgaatTTGTGAAACAATTAGTTGATTCGCCGATTCTGTTTTTCGTTCTTTCTCATAAAGCTGTTGAAATTGAGCTTCATCAAATTCGTTGTGTTGCGGTTGAAGCGTTGGATAGTGGTGGTGAAGTAGTTGATGAACTTTGTAAGAGGTTACACTTTTTGAAGATTGTTTATAAGTATCATTGTGTTGCTGAAGATGAG GTCCTTTTTCAAGCACTAGATGCACAAGTGAAGAATGTGGTCTTCACATATTCACTTGAACACAATAGTATAGATGTTCTGTTCAGTTCCATCTTCGATTGCTTGGATCGCTTACAAGAGGAGAAAGATGAGATTTCCGTGTTGTTTAATGAACTAACATGTAGCATAGGTACCATCCAGACAACCATTTCTCAGCATATGCTAAAAGAAGAGGAGCAG ATTTTTCCGTTGATGATGGAGAAATTCTCTTCCGAAGAGCAGGCTAGGCTCATTTGGCAATACCTATGTAGTGTTCCTCTAATGATACTGGAGGATTTTATGCGATGGTTAACAGCTAGTCTTTCTTCACATGAAAGGGCATACTTTCTGAAGTTCATACATATAGTCTTACCTGAAGAGAAACTTATTCAAGAG gTGTTCATATCATGGATAGATGAAAACAAGGAAGCATCTTCTCGGTCCTGCATAGAAGATGGAAAAGGCGCTAAATTTCATTATGGAAAAGCCAATATGAAGTACATATTTGAAATGGATGTGCTGATGGTTCAGTGCAAGGAAATGCAGCACCAGAAGGCTTCAGAAGAACATAATCCAATTGATGGGTTTCATATCTGGCATGCTGCTATTACACAAGATCTACGAGTAATTATGGATGAACTATATCAAATACGAAACACGCTTTGTGTTTCAACCTTGTTGTCAGTGATCACACAATTGAAGTTTTTTGCAGATGTTTTCACATTCTACAG CAATGCACTGGATCAAATCTACTATCCCTTGGTAAATCAATTGAACAAGGATTCCCCTTCTCCTTTTTATGAACAATTTATTGAAAGAAGTCAAATTGAAGAACTGCAGAAATTGTTATACTATAAGCTGCATGAGGAGATACAAATAAAGGTTTTTGTAGATATGCTTTGCCAGGAAGTGGAACTATTTGTTGGGAGGATGAACAAAAAGCTGCAGTTTCTAGAAACCGAG GTGTTTGTGTTCATTAGAAAGACCTGCAGTTATGAATTGCAGCTCTGGTTATTGTACATTAGCCTGCATATGTTGCCACTTGGGTTACTAAAGTGCATGATTATTTGGTTCTCTGCTCATTTATCTGAGAATGAGTCCAAAATGATGTTGAACAATATAAAGTTGGGATCTTCTGTTGTTAGCAAGTCCTTTTCCACTCTCTTGTATGAGTGGGTTCGGATGGGTTATTCTGGAAAAATCTCGGTTGAGAAGTTTAGAAAGGATCTAGAAGAAATGTTCAGCAGCGGAACCTATTTGTTTGAAAAGTGGTGTAAGAACTCTGGTAGTTCTTCCTCGCACTCGGAAATTCATTCCCCTGATAGACCTTATCACCCTTCAACGCTTGACAACATTGGGAAGCATGATACACCTTATTCTAATGGGATCAATCTTCGAATATTTTTCTCAGATTCACTGAATGGCTTATTCTGCCATCCTGAAACTGCTGTTGATGGTATGAGGTTATCCAGGCTTGATGTAAAACCAATTGACTTTTTCCATTTCTTCCACAAAGCCCTGAAAAAAGATTTGCAGTATGCTCTTTCTCTGTCAGTTAAGTTGGCTGAAGATGTGGGACTCCTTGCTGAATTTGAAAGACATTTCCATCACGTACGATTTCTATATCAGCTGCATAGTAAGTCCGAGGATGAAATTGCCTTTCCTGCCTTGGAATCTAAGGGACAACTCCGAAATGTCAGCCATTCGTATGGCATTGACCATAAGTTGGAGGTTGAGCAGTTCGATAGAATTTCTATCGTCTTAAATGAGATCACCAGTTTGCAAGGATGTGTGGACATGATTGACAGTAATAAGCTGAAATACAAAAAGTTGTGCTTAAATCTACATGATACATGCATATCTATGCATAAAACACTCACTGACCACATCTACCGTGAAGAAGTTGAACTTTGGCCACTATTCAAAGAACATTTTTCTGTAGAGGAACAAGAAAAGATTATTGGAGACATGCTTGGACGAACCAAAGCGGAGATTCTACGAGAAATGATTCCCTGGTTGATGGCATCTCTAACACCAGAAGAAGAACATGGAATTATGTCAATCTGGCGTAAAGTCACAAAGAATACAAAGTTTTTTGAGTGGCTGGGAGAGTGGTGGGAAGGTATAAAAAGAGATGAGAGTGTAAACGCAGAAAAGGGATCAAAGCTTTCTCTTGCATTGGCTGTTGATCCTTTAGAAGTTGTGTCTACATATTTGCCAAGAGATGATTTCTGGAGTTCAAGTGTCTGCCACGAGAAAGGGGAGAACTTTTTATCGACTGAGTCTGCTGATTGTGATTTAGATCAATCTGGATCTTTTGCTGCAGATAAATCCCAGAAAGCCAAGGGCAACAAAAATGTTGATCGATCCACAGATATAACACAGCATTCTACTGAGGTTGACAAGAAAATATGCAATGACACAATAGACATTGctgataaaaaagaaataacttgtcaggatataaaattatatgagCAGTCAAGGCAAAAGAATCACAAGGAGCACCATCTAATCCTGACTCAAGACAAGCTGGTTGACGCAATAAGAAGAGTATCACGCGACTTCTCTTTGgattctgaaaagaaatcacatCTCATGCAGAGCTTGCTAATGAG TCAATGGATATTGACACAGGAGAAGTTTCATTCAGAAGTTGCTACTGCAAAGGATAAGGAGAAAATCACTGGTCAATGTCCATCATTTCGTGATAAAACAGAATCAGTTTTTGGTTGCAAGCATTACAAGAGGAACTGCAAGCTACTTGCTCCATGTTGTAATGAGCTTTTTCCATGTATACGGTGTCATGATGAAATTTCTGATCATTTTCTGGACAGGTGTGAgtgggatgcacttggtcttcATGCCTATTG A